The following are from one region of the Carassius auratus strain Wakin unplaced genomic scaffold, ASM336829v1 scaf_tig00000204, whole genome shotgun sequence genome:
- the LOC113068821 gene encoding unconventional prefoldin RPB5 interactor-like — protein sequence MASLHDQMAATGKVKPSKDLSQGVERLKEEHKKVVKDCRSQIEHWKKVENDYESLQDRLRTLPDKLSYDIMVPFGPLAFMPGKLVHTNELTVLLGITDVNNTLDDLQKVMKNFQNRADFTDDLEKLTGDTGDFADIREEVINEEVVTK from the exons ATGGCATCCTTGCACGACCAAATGGCTGCAACTGGAAAAGTCAAACCGAGTAAAGATCTGTCCCAAGGCGTTGAGAGGTTAAAAGAGGAGCACAAAAAG GTGGTGAAAGATTGCAGAAGTCAAATTGAGCACTG GAAAAAAGTGGAAAATGACTATGAATCTCTTCAAGACCGCCTCAGGACTTTGCCTGACAAGTTGTCTTATGATATTATG GTACCATTTGGACCCTTGGCTTTCATGCCGGGAAAGCTAGTTCACACTAATGAGTTAACGGTGCTCCTCGGGATAACTG ATGTCAACAATACACTAGATGACTTACAGAAAGTGATGAAGAACTTTCAGAACAGAGCCGACTTTACAGATGATCTTGAAAAATTGACTGGT gaTACTGGAGATTTTGCAGACATTAGAGAAGAAGTTATAAATGAGGAAGTAGTCACCAAAG
- the LOC113068824 gene encoding uncharacterized protein LOC113068824: MSNGDRVVLALGGAGTVGSGIVKALLDRGFKVAVISRDSSKLEKLKDFVSPSTKSNLTTLVGNVGSEEGVEEVKQALLKSVGKITDVVSSLGFSWWQGGPPHTQPLKELHWVIETLLFSTFVSWKAFFPLVRDDPNCTYTFITGGAGEKLLMPGTGFLTVGAASALAFCQVLREEYPDVPCKLNQVKINTGVAAPDRMAPGYLNHLDLGEAMATLIERRKTSHTVFPLAVPPI, encoded by the exons ATGTCAAACGGGGACAGGGTGGTTTTAGCGCTCGGTGGAGCTGGAACTGTCGGCTCCGGGATAGTGAAAGCTCTCCTGGACAGAG GTTTCAAGGTTGCAGTGATCTCCAGAGACAGCAGCAAGTTGGAAAAACTCAAGGACTTTGTTTCACCTAGCACAAAAAGTAACCTGACCACTTTAGTGGGGAACGTTG GCTCAGAAGAAGGAGTAGAGGAGGTGAAACAGGCCTTGCTCAAGTCTGTGGGTAAGATCACAGATGTGGTGTCCTCTCTGGGCTTCAGCTGGTGGCAGGGAGGTCCACCTCACACCCAACCCCTCAAAGAACTGCACTGG GTTATTGAGACTCTGCTTTTCAGCACCTTTGTGTCTTGGAAAGCGTTCTTTCCCCTGGTGAGAGATGATCCTAACTGCACCTACACGTTCATCACAG GAGGTGCTGGAGAGAAGTTGCTCATGCCGGGCACAGGGTTCCTGACCGTGGGGGCAGCCAGCGCTCTGGCGTTCTGTCAGGTTCTGCGTGAGGAGTATCCAGACGTGCCATGCAAACTCAACCAG GTGAAAATCAATACGGGTGTGGCGGCCCCAGACCGAATGGCCCCTGGATACCTGAACCACTTGGATTTAGGGGAAGCCATGGCTACGCTGATAGAGCGCCGCAAAACGTCCCACACTGTCTTCCCGTTAGCTGTCCCGCCGATCTAA